A section of the Penaeus chinensis breed Huanghai No. 1 chromosome 17, ASM1920278v2, whole genome shotgun sequence genome encodes:
- the LOC125034151 gene encoding mpv17-like protein 2 — MLHRVRRVWSKLFGRYLWMTNTVSCGILLGVGDGIQQHIERARGVSTSERYDWARTRRLFLVGLSQGPPHHVFYVWLDKVLPQKNAKTVFKKIMADQFLAAPFFAVTFFLFAGLLEGKTLPEAWKEFKQKFPAVYLFDWFIWPPTQAINFYFVPLQYRVVYINCITVVWDVFLSYMKHKDQVKTQEKEI, encoded by the exons ATGCTTCACCGGGTGCGGCGGGTATGGTCCAAACTCTTTGGTCGCTACCTCTGGATGACCAATACCGTGAGCTGCGGCATTCTCTTAGGGGTCGGAGATGGCATCCAGCAGCACATAGAGCGAGCACGAGGAGTTTCCACGAGTGAGCGTTACGACTGGGCAAGGACAAGACGGCTGTTCCTTGTTGGTCTGAGCCAAGGACCTCCTCATCACGTGTTCTATGTCTGGCTGGATAAG GTCTTACCACAGAAGAATGCAAAGACGGTTTTCAAGAAGATTATGGCCGACCAGTTCTTGGCGGCTCCGTTCTTTGCCGTTACTTTCTTCCTGTTTGCTGGCCTCCTGGAAGGAAAGACGCTGCCCGAAGCCTGGAAGGAGTTCAAGCAGAAGTTTCCAGCTGTTTATTTG TTTGATTGGTTCATTTGGCCACCAACGCAGGCAATCAACTTCTATTTTGTCCCTCTGCAGTACAGGGTGGTTTATATAAACTGCATTACTGTTGTTTGGGACGTCTTCCTTTCATATATGAAGCACAAG gACCAAGTTAAAacacaagaaaaggaaatttgA
- the LOC125033910 gene encoding uncharacterized protein LOC125033910 encodes MIRAVFATILLAAAVVEAQYGYAEPCPPEVRYVTKTQSVPKYVTVTRYHTQTQYHTAYTTQYVTETQAVPHYVTKTQAVPHYVTETVPHYVTTTVPQQEYVTVDQYCKPSGGYGYSG; translated from the exons ATGATTCG TGCCGTTTTCGCAACCATCTTACTAGCAGCAGCGGTCGTGGAGGCCCAGTATGGCTACGCAGAG CCGTGCCCTCCTGAGGTCAGATACGTGACCAAGACGCAGTCGGTGCCCAAGTATGTCACTGTGACCCGGTACCATACCCAGACACAGTACCACACCGCG TACACCACCCAGTACGTGACCGAGACCCAGGCCGTGCCCCACTATGTGACGAAGACGCAGGCAGTGCCCCACTACGTGACGGAGACAGTGCCACACTACGTCACCACAACCGTCCCGCAGCAGGAGTACGTCACCGTCGACCAGTACTGCAAGCCCTCCGGAG GCTATGGCTACAGCGGCTGA
- the LOC125033905 gene encoding uncharacterized protein LOC125033905, giving the protein MHFSFLTALLMVAMVAAAPEAQYGYQAPKCKPEIQYVTRTETVPEYVTTTQYQTHTQYQTQYQPHYVTHTQQVPQYVTHTQTVPEYITQTVPQYVTSTEYEKQYVTVTKPCPSSGGYGGYHG; this is encoded by the exons ATGCATTT CTCCTTCCTGACGGCGCTCTTGATGGTGGCAATGGTGGCGGCGGCTCCTGAGGCCCAGTACGGCTATCAGGCCCCT AAGTGCAAGCCTGAGATCCAGTACGTGACCCGGACGGAGACTGTGCCCGAGTACGTAACCACAACCCAGTACCAGACTCACACGCAATACCAGACTCAG TACCAGCCGCACTACGTCACCCATACGCAGCAGGTGCCACAGTACGTCACCCATACGCAGACGGTGCCCGAGTACATCACCCAGACGGTGCCTCAGTACGTCACCAGCACGGAGTACGAGAAGCAGTACGTCACCGTCACCAAGCCATGCCCGAGCTCAGGAG GTTATGGTGGATATCACGGCTAA
- the LOC125033894 gene encoding uncharacterized protein LOC125033894: protein MIRAVFATILLAAAVVEAQYGYAEPCPPEVRYVTKTQSVPKYVTVTRYHTQTQYHTAYTTQYVTETQAVPHYVTKTQAVPHYVTETVPHYVTTTVPQQEYVTVDQYCKPSGGYGYSG, encoded by the exons ATGATTCG TGCCGTTTTCGCAACCATCTTACTGGCAGCAGCGGTCGTGGAGGCCCAGTATGGCTACGCAGAG CCGTGCCCTCCTGAGGTCAGATACGTGACCAAGACGCAGTCGGTGCCCAAGTATGTCACTGTGACCCGGTACCATACCCAGACACAGTACCACACCGCG TACACCACCCAGTACGTGACAGAGACCCAGGCCGTGCCCCACTATGTGACGAAGACGCAGGCAGTGCCCCACTACGTGACGGAGACAGTGCCACACTACGTCACCACAACCGTCCCGCAGCAGGAGTACGTCACCGTCGACCAGTACTGCAAGCCCTCCGGAG GCTATGGCTACAGCGGCTGA
- the LOC125033893 gene encoding uncharacterized protein LOC125033893 — MHFSFLTALLMVAMVAAAPEAQYGYQAPKCKPEIQYVTRTETVPEYVTTTQYKTQTQYQTQYQPHYVTHTQQVPQYVTHTQTVPEYITQTVPQYVTSTEYEKQYVTVTKPCPSSGGYGGYHG; from the exons ATGCATTT CTCCTTCCTGACGGCGCTCTTGATGGTGGCAATGGTGGCGGCGGCTCCTGAGGCCCAGTACGGCTATCAGGCCCCT AAGTGCAAGCCTGAGATCCAGTACGTGACCCGGACGGAGACCGTGCCCGAGTACGTAACCACAACCCAGTACAAGACTCAGACACAGTACCAGACTCAG TACCAGCCGCACTACGTCACCCATACGCAGCAGGTGCCACAGTACGTCACCCATACGCAGACGGTGCCCGAGTACATCACCCAGACGGTGCCTCAGTACGTCACCAGCACGGAGTACGAGAAGCAGTACGTCACCGTCACCAAGCCATGCCCGAGCTCAGGAG GTTATGGTGGATATCACGGCTAA